In the genome of Streptomyces pactum, one region contains:
- a CDS encoding DeoR/GlpR family DNA-binding transcription regulator: protein MSDNQNLLAEQRRALILEEVRRRGGVRVNELTRRLNVSDMTVRRDLDALARLGVVEKVHGGAVPVAGTSSYEPGFEAKSALELSAKEDIARAAAPLAAPGSAVALAGGTTAYALAQRLVDVPDLTVVTNSVRVAEVFYAAQRSAAGSGAGARPGAPTVVLTGGVRTPSDTLVGPVADAAIRFLHFDVLFLGVHGISVEAGLSTPNLAEAETNRQFVRSARRVVVIADHTKWGTVGLSSFASLDQVDALVTDAGMPEPVRAEIAEHLPELIVAGGSAD, encoded by the coding sequence GTGAGCGACAACCAGAACCTCCTCGCGGAGCAGCGCCGGGCCCTGATCCTGGAAGAGGTCAGGCGGCGCGGCGGGGTCCGGGTCAACGAGCTGACCCGCCGGCTCAACGTCTCGGACATGACGGTCCGCCGCGACCTGGACGCGCTGGCGCGGCTGGGTGTGGTGGAGAAGGTGCACGGCGGCGCGGTGCCGGTGGCCGGGACCAGCTCCTACGAGCCGGGGTTCGAGGCCAAGTCGGCGCTGGAGCTGAGCGCCAAGGAGGACATCGCGCGGGCGGCGGCTCCGCTGGCCGCGCCGGGCAGCGCGGTGGCACTGGCCGGCGGCACCACGGCGTACGCGCTGGCGCAGCGGCTGGTGGACGTGCCGGACCTGACCGTGGTGACGAACTCGGTGCGGGTGGCGGAGGTGTTCTACGCGGCCCAGCGCTCGGCCGCGGGCAGTGGTGCCGGGGCGCGTCCGGGGGCGCCGACGGTGGTGCTCACCGGCGGCGTGCGGACCCCGTCGGACACCCTGGTGGGGCCGGTGGCGGACGCCGCGATCCGCTTCCTCCACTTCGACGTGCTCTTCCTGGGGGTGCACGGGATATCGGTGGAGGCCGGGCTGTCCACCCCGAACCTGGCGGAGGCGGAGACCAACCGGCAGTTCGTGCGGTCGGCGCGGCGGGTGGTGGTGATCGCCGACCACACCAAGTGGGGGACGGTGGGGCTGAGTTCGTTCGCCTCGCTGGACCAGGTGGACGCGCTGGTGACGGACGCGGGCATGCCGGAACCGGTGCGGGCGGAGATCGCCGAGCACCTGCCGGAGCTGATCGTCGCGGGCGGGTCCGCGGACTGA
- a CDS encoding PLP-dependent cysteine synthase family protein yields MSGVESTQRPATGTVDVDRSDTAYRDWLKEAVRKVQADANRSADTHLLRFPLPERWGVDLYLKDESTHPTGSLKHRLARSLFLYGLCNGWIRPGKPVIEASSGSTAVSEAYFAKLIGVPFIAVMPRSTSREKCRLIEFHGGRCHFVDDPRTMYQESTALAAASGGHYMDQFTYAERATDWRGNNNIAESVYQQMRRERYPEPAWVVATAGTGGTSATLARYIRYMQYDTRLCVADPENSCFFDGWLHGDPDATSDRGSRIEGIGRPRMEPSFLPSAIDRMMKVPDAAGIAALHALERVIGRKAGGSTGTGLWSALRIVAEMVADGRTGSVVTLLCDPGDRYLDKYYSDDWLAGQGLDTGPYAAELSAFLATGRWPGTGPAGG; encoded by the coding sequence ATGAGCGGTGTGGAGAGCACACAACGACCCGCGACCGGCACCGTGGACGTGGACCGGAGCGACACCGCGTACCGGGACTGGCTGAAAGAGGCCGTCCGCAAGGTGCAGGCGGACGCCAACCGCTCCGCCGACACCCATCTGCTCCGCTTCCCGCTCCCCGAGCGGTGGGGCGTCGATCTGTACCTCAAGGACGAATCCACCCATCCCACCGGCAGTCTCAAGCACCGGCTCGCCCGCTCCCTGTTCCTGTACGGACTGTGCAACGGCTGGATCCGCCCCGGCAAGCCGGTCATCGAGGCGTCCAGCGGGTCCACCGCCGTCTCCGAGGCGTACTTCGCCAAGCTGATCGGGGTTCCCTTCATCGCGGTGATGCCCCGCAGCACCAGCCGCGAGAAGTGCCGGCTGATCGAGTTCCACGGCGGCCGGTGCCATTTCGTGGACGATCCGCGGACCATGTACCAGGAATCCACCGCGCTGGCGGCGGCCTCCGGGGGCCACTACATGGACCAGTTCACCTACGCCGAACGCGCCACCGACTGGCGCGGGAACAACAACATCGCGGAGTCGGTCTACCAGCAGATGCGGCGTGAGCGGTACCCCGAACCGGCCTGGGTGGTGGCCACCGCGGGCACCGGCGGCACCTCCGCCACGCTCGCCCGCTACATCCGCTACATGCAGTACGACACCCGGCTCTGCGTCGCCGACCCGGAGAACTCCTGCTTCTTCGACGGCTGGCTGCACGGCGACCCGGACGCCACCAGCGACCGCGGCTCGCGGATCGAGGGCATCGGCCGCCCCCGCATGGAACCCAGTTTCCTGCCGTCCGCGATCGACCGGATGATGAAGGTCCCCGACGCGGCCGGCATCGCGGCGCTCCACGCCCTGGAGCGGGTGATCGGCCGGAAGGCGGGCGGCTCCACCGGCACCGGGCTGTGGAGCGCGCTGCGGATCGTCGCCGAGATGGTGGCCGACGGCCGTACCGGCAGTGTGGTGACCCTGCTGTGCGATCCCGGCGACCGCTACCTGGACAAGTACTACTCCGACGACTGGCTGGCCGGGCAGGGGCTGGACACCGGGCCGTACGCGGCCGAGCTGAGCGCCTTCCTCGCCACCGGCCGCTGGCCGGGCACCGGCCCCGCCGGAGGCTGA
- a CDS encoding ATP-binding protein, which yields MISRPGRHCTVELQALPARIGQVRRIVSAQLRYWHLDVLIDPAALAVTELLTNVHRHAEPDKHCTVEITLMLDRLTVSVRDRDPRLPRMTEPDPASTHGRGLGMVAAVTESWGMHAPEDGSGKVVWFTLPVPQPAVTPAPPEPAHPVEAAVPTEAPAPAGPVPASPEELTWLPDPIGAGAGSPEPASASASATVPDRSGTCEPSPA from the coding sequence GTGATCAGTCGTCCAGGCAGGCATTGCACGGTGGAGCTGCAGGCTCTGCCCGCGCGGATCGGACAGGTCCGCAGAATCGTTTCGGCGCAGCTGCGCTACTGGCATCTCGATGTGCTCATCGACCCGGCGGCGCTGGCCGTCACGGAACTGCTGACCAACGTCCACCGGCACGCGGAGCCCGACAAGCACTGCACCGTGGAGATCACGCTGATGCTGGACCGGCTGACGGTGTCGGTCCGGGACCGCGACCCCCGGCTGCCGCGCATGACGGAGCCCGATCCGGCGTCCACCCACGGCCGGGGGCTGGGCATGGTGGCGGCGGTGACCGAGAGCTGGGGCATGCACGCCCCGGAGGACGGCAGCGGCAAGGTGGTGTGGTTCACCCTTCCGGTGCCGCAGCCGGCCGTGACCCCCGCTCCCCCGGAGCCGGCGCACCCCGTGGAAGCGGCGGTGCCGACCGAGGCGCCGGCGCCGGCCGGACCGGTCCCCGCCTCCCCCGAAGAACTCACCTGGCTGCCGGATCCGATCGGCGCCGGGGCCGGGTCGCCGGAACCGGCGTCCGCGTCCGCGTCCGCCACGGTTCCCGACCGCTCCGGCACCTGCGAGCCCTCACCGGCCTGA
- a CDS encoding TetR/AcrR family transcriptional regulator has protein sequence MYSGPMSTSERLIASTQDLLWERGYVGTSPKAIQERAGAGQGSMYHHFSGKPGLALAAIRRTAEQMRAAAEASFSGPGGAGDRLRGYVLRERDVLRGCPVGRLTMDPEVIADPELRRPVEETLTWLRARLAAIVEEGRRDGEFPARLDPAATAATIVATVQGGYVLARAAGSTAPFDAAVQGLLALLGVDGVPEPDPAPGPGGVPGPPGAAPRTGPESGPAEAAG, from the coding sequence ATGTACAGTGGCCCCATGAGCACTTCCGAACGTCTCATCGCCAGCACCCAGGACCTGCTCTGGGAGCGGGGGTACGTCGGCACCAGCCCGAAGGCCATCCAGGAGCGCGCGGGCGCCGGGCAGGGCAGCATGTACCACCACTTCAGCGGGAAGCCGGGGCTGGCGCTCGCGGCCATCCGGCGGACCGCGGAGCAGATGCGCGCGGCCGCCGAGGCGTCGTTCTCCGGGCCCGGCGGGGCCGGTGACCGCCTCCGCGGCTACGTACTGCGGGAGCGGGACGTCCTCCGCGGCTGCCCGGTCGGCCGGCTGACGATGGATCCGGAGGTCATCGCCGACCCGGAGCTGCGGCGTCCGGTGGAGGAGACCCTGACATGGCTGCGGGCCAGGCTCGCCGCAATCGTCGAGGAGGGGCGGCGGGACGGCGAGTTTCCCGCCCGGCTGGACCCTGCGGCGACCGCGGCGACGATCGTGGCGACCGTGCAGGGCGGCTACGTGCTGGCCCGCGCGGCAGGTTCCACCGCCCCGTTCGACGCCGCGGTACAGGGCCTGCTCGCCCTGCTGGGAGTGGACGGCGTACCCGAGCCGGACCCCGCACCGGGGCCGGGCGGAGTACCCGGGCCCCCCGGGGCGGCGCCCCGGACCGGCCCGGAGTCCGGGCCGGCGGAAGCGGCCGGCTGA
- a CDS encoding DUF4865 family protein, with protein MHAMQYRITLPADYDMDIIRRRVATRGHLLDDFPGLGLKAYGIQERGVDGASVNSYAPFYLWADPEAMNRFLWGAGFRGVVEDFGRPTVEHWVGLAFEPGPAVSERPHTAVRRVEPVPPGTDPATAVAQALARTRERARSAGVHSAALAIDPRHWELLHFTLRLDTGAGAPGSAPDGSYTPVADGSQEAGAPDGAGERFRVLHLSAPGLADLRPGRHW; from the coding sequence ATGCACGCCATGCAGTACCGCATCACCCTGCCCGCCGACTACGACATGGACATCATCCGGCGCCGGGTGGCCACCCGCGGCCACCTGCTGGACGACTTCCCCGGACTCGGGCTCAAGGCCTACGGCATCCAGGAGCGCGGGGTGGACGGCGCGTCCGTCAACAGCTACGCGCCCTTCTACCTGTGGGCGGACCCGGAGGCGATGAACCGCTTCCTGTGGGGTGCCGGGTTCCGGGGCGTCGTCGAGGACTTCGGTCGCCCCACCGTCGAGCACTGGGTGGGACTCGCCTTCGAACCCGGCCCGGCCGTGTCGGAGCGTCCGCACACGGCGGTGCGCCGGGTGGAGCCGGTGCCGCCGGGCACCGATCCCGCCACCGCCGTGGCGCAGGCGCTGGCCCGTACCCGGGAGCGCGCCCGGTCGGCGGGGGTGCACTCCGCGGCGCTGGCGATCGACCCCCGGCACTGGGAACTGCTCCACTTCACGCTCCGGCTGGACACCGGTGCCGGGGCGCCCGGCTCTGCGCCCGACGGGTCGTACACCCCGGTGGCGGACGGGTCGCAGGAGGCCGGCGCACCGGACGGGGCCGGGGAACGCTTCCGGGTGCTCCACCTGTCGGCACCGGGACTGGCCGACCTGCGCCCCGGGCGGCATTGGTGA
- a CDS encoding ROK family protein, producing the protein MTQTRTRLERGRSALGPALALVHTGRAPTRAVLTAELGVTRATAGAVAAELEALGLIQVDPRPGGATGGQGRPSHRLAIAPGGPVVLAAQVHADGFRAALVGLGGRIVATAPGCMTVPADPARVLDAVVEAGAGLLRETGRRCVGAGLAVPSAVAEPEGTALNPLHLAWAAGAPVGALFSRSLAAAGIGFTGFTGNDVNLAALAEHRHGAGRGARHLLCVATGHRGVGGALVLDGRLHTGSSGLALEVGHLTVNPDGPSCHCGNRGCLDIEADPLTFLTVAGHVPGPEGSLLHQARTLLRDSYHEPAVRAAAHQLIDRLGLGLAGLVNILNPDRIILGGLHRDLLRADPERLRARVTERSLWGRSGVVPIMPCVLDHNSLVGAAELAWQPVLDDPLEALTGAEAAATTG; encoded by the coding sequence GTGACCCAGACACGGACAAGGTTGGAGCGGGGCCGCAGCGCCCTCGGCCCGGCGCTGGCGCTCGTACACACCGGACGGGCGCCCACCCGGGCGGTCCTCACCGCCGAACTCGGCGTGACCCGCGCGACCGCCGGCGCGGTCGCCGCGGAACTGGAGGCGCTCGGCCTGATCCAGGTGGACCCCCGGCCGGGCGGGGCCACCGGTGGGCAGGGCCGCCCCTCGCACCGGCTGGCCATCGCACCGGGCGGGCCGGTGGTGCTCGCCGCCCAGGTCCACGCGGACGGGTTCCGGGCCGCGCTGGTGGGGCTCGGCGGCCGGATCGTGGCGACCGCGCCGGGCTGTATGACGGTGCCCGCCGATCCGGCCCGGGTGCTGGACGCGGTGGTCGAGGCCGGTGCCGGGCTGCTGCGGGAGACCGGCCGCCGCTGCGTCGGGGCCGGGCTGGCCGTGCCGTCCGCGGTCGCCGAGCCGGAGGGCACGGCGCTGAACCCGCTGCACCTGGCCTGGGCCGCGGGCGCCCCGGTCGGCGCCCTGTTCAGCCGCAGCCTGGCCGCCGCCGGCATCGGGTTCACCGGGTTCACGGGGAACGACGTCAACCTCGCCGCGCTCGCCGAGCACCGGCACGGCGCCGGGCGTGGCGCGCGCCACCTGCTGTGCGTCGCGACCGGACACCGCGGGGTCGGCGGCGCCCTGGTGCTCGACGGCAGGCTGCACACCGGCAGCTCCGGACTCGCCCTGGAGGTCGGACACCTGACGGTCAACCCGGACGGCCCGTCCTGCCACTGCGGCAACCGGGGGTGCCTGGACATCGAGGCGGACCCGCTCACCTTCCTGACCGTGGCCGGACACGTGCCGGGCCCGGAGGGGTCACTGCTGCACCAGGCCCGCACCCTGCTGCGGGACAGCTACCACGAGCCGGCGGTACGGGCCGCCGCCCACCAGCTGATCGACCGGCTGGGGCTGGGGCTGGCCGGGCTGGTGAACATCCTCAATCCGGACCGCATCATCCTCGGCGGGCTCCACCGCGACCTGCTCCGCGCCGATCCGGAGCGACTGCGCGCCCGGGTGACCGAGCGGAGCCTGTGGGGGCGGAGCGGCGTGGTGCCGATCATGCCGTGCGTGCTGGACCACAACAGCCTGGTGGGGGCGGCCGAGCTGGCCTGGCAGCCGGTGCTGGACGACCCCCTGGAGGCGCTGACCGGCGCCGAGGCCGCCGCGACCACCGGCTGA
- a CDS encoding DUF4383 domain-containing protein gives MATHARPSRTARTPVQQAALAVGAVFLLVGVLGFVPGVTTHYDTMEFAAHHSDAELLGLFQVSILHNLVHLAFGVAGLALSRTAAQARLYLLAGGAVYLVLWLYGLVIDHDSDANFVPVNTADNWLHLLLGLGMIALGALLGRRSGAGRTAV, from the coding sequence ATGGCCACCCACGCCCGTCCCTCGCGCACCGCCCGGACACCGGTCCAGCAGGCCGCCCTGGCCGTCGGAGCGGTCTTCCTGCTGGTCGGTGTCCTCGGTTTCGTCCCCGGCGTCACCACGCACTACGACACCATGGAGTTCGCCGCCCACCACTCCGACGCCGAACTGCTCGGCCTCTTCCAGGTGTCGATCCTGCACAACCTCGTCCACCTCGCCTTCGGCGTCGCCGGACTGGCGCTGTCCCGGACCGCCGCACAGGCGCGGCTGTACCTCCTGGCCGGAGGCGCCGTCTACCTGGTGCTGTGGCTGTACGGCCTGGTCATCGACCATGACAGCGACGCGAACTTCGTGCCGGTGAACACCGCCGACAACTGGCTCCACCTGCTGCTCGGCCTCGGCATGATCGCCCTGGGCGCCCTGCTCGGCCGCCGGTCCGGCGCCGGACGTACCGCCGTGTGA